The genome window CTCGACCTTTAAGAGATTTAACCTATGGAGTAAACAAAATCTCATCTGGTGCCCTCGGTTATCAAATTGAAAAGAATCCAGGTGGTGAATTTGGCCAATTGGTTAGCACTTTTAATAAAATGAGCTGTAAACTTAGTAATATAGAAAAAAATAGAAAAATCTTTATAAATAATATTTCCCATGAATTAAGAACTCCTCTTACATCCATAAAAGCTCTCACAGAATCTCTTTCTATTGGTAATACTCATTTGGACACTTATAAAGAATATATAATGGATATACATGGTGAAACAGAACGCATGGAAAAGATGGTTAATTATTTAATGAATTCAATAAAACTTGAAGATGTAACTTTAGAACTAAAAGAAGAAAATATTAAAATATTATTAGAAAATTCAATTAAATTAATTACCCCTTATGCAGAGAAAAATGGTGTTAGGATGAATTTTAAAGCTGACCACAATATTTATGCTAAATGTGATTATAATAAAATAAAAGAAGTTATTTTAAACCTCCTTGATAATTCTATAAAATATAAAGATCCTAAAAAGAAAGAAAATTACATTATAATAACCATTCAACAGGGTAAAGATGAATCTTCCATTATTATAGAAGATAATGGATTAGGCATAGAAGAGAAAAAATTACCTTATATTTTTCAAAGGGGATTTAGAGCCCTAGATCAAGATCATCAAAAAGACAAGCTGACTGGCCATGGTATAGGCCTTACTATTGTAAAAAATATTATAGATGAACATAAATGGGCAATATCTGTAGAAAGTTCATTAAGAATAGGCAGTACCTTTACAATAACCATTCCTAACTAATTTATAGATCTTTTATTTTTTCTTAATACTTTCTTAATATTTGTTCATTTTATCTTAAAATCTATTTTATATAATAATGTTAAGTAGAGAAAGGAGAATATTGAACATGAGAAAATTTTTAGTTGTATTTATGTCAATTATATTAATGTTTTCACTTGTAGCTTGTAGTAGCTCAAAGGATAGTTCAGAGGAAAAGGAAGAAATTTTAAATGATGTTGAATCATCTGAACCTAAATATGATGAAAGTGAAAGTGCTTCAGAAGCCTCTGAAGAAGAAACAGAAGGTGAAAGCACCCTGGAAATACTTGATGAAGATACAGAAAATAATGTTGTAGAACCTGCTCCAGAAACTAAGGAAAAAGAAATTACACTCTACTTTGTAAACAAAGATTATATAGACACTGGTGATGAAAGTTTAGAGAAACTTATTGGAGAAAAGCGAGTTATTAAATTTGATAGTACACCTCTTGAAGAGGCAGTAGTCAAAGAGTTAATTGAAGGCGCTAAAAATCCTAAATTATCAACAGTTATTCCTTCAAACGCTCAACTTATAAACGTAGAAGTTGCAGATAAGACTGCATTTGTAAATTTTGCTCAAGAAGGATTATTTGGTGGTTCCATGCAAGAGATTTTCACTTTAAATCAAATAATTAAAAGCCTTTTAGAACTAGATTCTGTAGATAAAGTACAATTTTTAA of Tissierellales bacterium contains these proteins:
- a CDS encoding HAMP domain-containing sensor histidine kinase; amino-acid sequence: MSFSLIGTVLLNSYKTKRIKNQEIRLFQTANIVAETYKSNTQDIIFARTMVKTYAKQADARILVTDTNGKVLIDSYNTYIGDTLDNAEIKSSIKGESASKLYNVDTKDILQLSVPITTNNGIETKVTGIVLISASMNMVKEDMNELKSDILKVSSISLILSIILILIAANSITRPLRDLTYGVNKISSGALGYQIEKNPGGEFGQLVSTFNKMSCKLSNIEKNRKIFINNISHELRTPLTSIKALTESLSIGNTHLDTYKEYIMDIHGETERMEKMVNYLMNSIKLEDVTLELKEENIKILLENSIKLITPYAEKNGVRMNFKADHNIYAKCDYNKIKEVILNLLDNSIKYKDPKKKENYIIITIQQGKDESSIIIEDNGLGIEEKKLPYIFQRGFRALDQDHQKDKLTGHGIGLTIVKNIIDEHKWAISVESSLRIGSTFTITIPN
- a CDS encoding GerMN domain-containing protein, with the translated sequence MRKFLVVFMSIILMFSLVACSSSKDSSEEKEEILNDVESSEPKYDESESASEASEEETEGESTLEILDEDTENNVVEPAPETKEKEITLYFVNKDYIDTGDESLEKLIGEKRVIKFDSTPLEEAVVKELIEGAKNPKLSTVIPSNAQLINVEVADKTAFVNFAQEGLFGGSMQEIFTLNQIIKSLLELDSVDKVQFL